In Ferviditalea candida, the DNA window CATGCCGTCCAAATCATCCCAAAAAAGGAGCATAAACAACGGGGTGGTTGCTTTGCTCCCTTCAAGTTCGCCGTGATCCTTGGTTAGGCATCGTGATCGCGAGCCCTAAGGCATCGTGACGAAATAACTTCCACTAAATTGGCACCAAAGCCGCCAAAAGTGGAACTAATTTCATCACAAGCCTTTATTGCATATGGTGATGGACATCCAGTTTTTCCAATGCCTTCGCCGCAGCTTGCTGTTCCGATTCTTTTTTTGAACGGCCGATCCCTTGCCCAAGCAGCCGGTTATCCATATAGACTTCCGAGACGAACTGCTTTTCATGCGCGGGACCCCGCTCATCGACAATCCGGTATTCCAGGGTTCCCAGGTTATGATGCTGTGTGTACTCCTGAAGCTGCGTCTTGTAATCGGTGACGCGAAGCTGATCGGCGTCGGAAATGACAGGAAAGATATGTTTTTTCATGAAGTGCTTGACGGCAGGCAATCCCTGATCCAGATAAAGCGCCCCGATAAAGGATTCGAAAACGTCGGCCAATAAAGCCGGCCGGTTCCTTCCGCCGGTCATTTCCTCACCCTTGCCGAGCAGCAGGTATGATCCGAAATCAAGCAGCTTGGCAAAACGGAACAGCGAAGGCTCGCATACAATCGATGCCCGCAGCTTTGTCAGCTCCCCTTCCGTTTGCTCGGGGTAGGCATGAAACAAATATTCCGAAATGACAAGCTCCAGCACCGCATCGCCAAGAAACTCCATCCGTTCATTGTCCTTGTGGTGGGACATCCTATGCTCATTCACATAAGAAGAATGGGTAAACGCCTGTTTGAGCAGATAATGGTTATGAAAATAAACTCCCACATCCGACTGCAGCTTTTTAAAATCCGGTTGCATAGTCACCACCACCTGAATCGTCCGTCTTGCAGCAATTGTATTTACTTCTCAAACTTACGGAAGATGAGTGTCGCATTATGTCCGCCAAATCCGAACGAATTGGACATCGCCACGTTGACTTCCGCTTTTCGCGGTTCATTCGGGACATAATCCAAATCGCAATCGGGATCCGGATGCTCAAGATTGATCGTCGGCGGAATCATGCCGTTGTCGATCGTCAGCGCACAAATCACGGCCTCAACGCCGCCTGCGGCTCCGAGCAGATGTCCGGTCATCGATTTGGTTGAGGAGACGGCCAATTTGTAGGCATAGTCGCCGAATGTCTTCTTGATCGCCTCGGTTTCCGATTTATCCCCCGCCGGAGTGGATGTGCCGTGAGCGTTGATGTAATCAACCTGTTCCGGAGCGATGCCGGCGTCCTTGATCGCTCTGGCCATGCAGCGAGCCGCCCCGTCCGGATCGGGATCGGTCATATGGTGAGCATCTCCGCTCATGCCATATCCGATAACCTCGCCATAGATTTTTGCGCCCCTTTTTTGGGCGTGCTCCAGCGATTCGAGGATCAATATCCCCGCTCCCTCGGCCATGACGAATCCGTCCCTTTCCAGGTCGAACGGACGGCTTGCTTTTTCCGGTTCGTCATTGCGCGTTGACATTGCCCGCATCGAGCAGAAACCGGCCATTCCGATCGGGCGGATCGTCGCTTCCGCGCCGCCGCAAATCATGACATCGGCTTCTCCGTGTTGAATCAGCCTGAGGGAATCGCCGATCGAATGGCTGCCCGTCGCGCATGCGGTAACCGAAGTGCTGTTCGGTCCCTTCGCGCCGGTCAGAATGGAAATTTGTCCGGATGCCATGTTCGCAATCATCATCGGAATAAAGAACGGACTGACCCGCTTCGGACCTCTTTCCAGCAAAATGGTGTGCTGCTCCTCCCAAGTGCCCAATCCGCCGATACCCGATCCGACGTAGACACCCACCCGTTCCGGATCGGTATCCTGCGCGATATTGAGCTCGGCGTCCTGCAGCGCAAGATTGCTGGCCGCAACGGCAAATTGCACAAAGCGGTCCATTCTCCGCGCT includes these proteins:
- the rnc gene encoding ribonuclease III, translated to MQPDFKKLQSDVGVYFHNHYLLKQAFTHSSYVNEHRMSHHKDNERMEFLGDAVLELVISEYLFHAYPEQTEGELTKLRASIVCEPSLFRFAKLLDFGSYLLLGKGEEMTGGRNRPALLADVFESFIGALYLDQGLPAVKHFMKKHIFPVISDADQLRVTDYKTQLQEYTQHHNLGTLEYRIVDERGPAHEKQFVSEVYMDNRLLGQGIGRSKKESEQQAAAKALEKLDVHHHMQ
- the fabF gene encoding beta-ketoacyl-ACP synthase II; protein product: MKQRVVVTGLGVITSLGKDPGTLWNNLMAGKSGVSLIEAFDVSEYPTKIAASIKDFDPEQYMDKKEARRMDRFVQFAVAASNLALQDAELNIAQDTDPERVGVYVGSGIGGLGTWEEQHTILLERGPKRVSPFFIPMMIANMASGQISILTGAKGPNSTSVTACATGSHSIGDSLRLIQHGEADVMICGGAEATIRPIGMAGFCSMRAMSTRNDEPEKASRPFDLERDGFVMAEGAGILILESLEHAQKRGAKIYGEVIGYGMSGDAHHMTDPDPDGAARCMARAIKDAGIAPEQVDYINAHGTSTPAGDKSETEAIKKTFGDYAYKLAVSSTKSMTGHLLGAAGGVEAVICALTIDNGMIPPTINLEHPDPDCDLDYVPNEPRKAEVNVAMSNSFGFGGHNATLIFRKFEK